The DNA region CAATCAGGCCGATGCTACCTCAAACGGCCGACCTCGGGCGTGACGTGCAGGCTCACGCGCGGGCGGGCGCGGCGGCCTTCTTGCGGAGCAGGACTTCGCGCGTCTTGTTGAGCAGCAGGAAGCTCTCGGTCACGCTCAGCCCCGGAAACAGGCGGTCGAAGTCCCGGTTCTGGTACACCGTGCGCTTGCCGTGCGTGGCAGGACTGGTGCGGTAGATCAGGTGGTCGGTGTCGGCGATGACGTACCGCGTGTACACCGGTGCGGGCGCTGCCACCGTCGAGAAGAAACACAGCACCACGCCGCCGGGCTTGACCCACTGGACGACCTGCTTGCCGAGCACCGTGGCCGCCGGCTTGTCGAGGTAATCGAGCACGTCCCAGCACAGGACGGCGTCCAGGCTCTCGGGCTCGAAGGCGAAACGCCGCTCGAGGAAGGCGGGCATCGCGTCGAGCGCCTGCTCGCGCGTCAGCCTGTCGATATCGGCGTACAGGTCCTCGACCCGCAGCTTGCACCCGAGTTGTTCGCCGAGGAAGGAGACGTTGCTGCCGACGACCGGTCCCAGGTCGGCGACCACCGGCGCCTCCCGATGCGTGAGCGCGGCGAGCAGCTTGGCCAGGACCTTGGTGCCCACGGGGGGGCCGCTCCGGCCAGGGTCGGCGTGGCCATCGGCGCGCTTGGCCCAGCCGAACAGGCGCGCACCCAGGGAGCGGTCGGGAGTGTCGGTCACGGCTCGGACGGGACAGGAGGCGGCGACGGGCGCCAGGCGCGGCGCCGCGTCGCCAGGGGCCTCAGGCCTTGACGGGCGTCGCCTCCGGCTTGGCGGGGCTCTTGGGCGCGCCAGCACGGTTCATGTCGATGGCGCCCCGGAAGTGCGCCCCTTCCGCGATGGCGACCTTGGGGGACGTGATGTCGCCGTCGACCGACCCGTTGTCGCGGATGTCGACCTTCTCCGACGCGTTGATGTTGCCGGTGACCTCACCCAGCACGACGACGGTCTTGGCAAAGACCTGCGCCTTGATCTTGGCGTTGGTCCCGATCGTCAGCACGTTGTTGTTCAGCTCGATCTTCCCCTCGACCTGTCCCTCGATCGTGAGGTCCTCGCTGCCACTGAGTTCGCCCTTGATGATCACCGACTTGCCGATGTTGCCCATGCTCATGGGTGCACGTTCTCCTGGACCAGGCGTGGGCCGGGCCATGGCCGGGGCCGGATCGACTGCCGCAGCAGGCGGGGCGGCCGGGGCCGGCGGCGGGGTGGGCGGCGCGGCAGCTGGTTGCCGCGGCGCGTCATCGCGTTTCCACATGTTGGTGTCTCCCGTCGGGGTCCGGTGCGCGTCGACCCCACGTCCGGCGGAGTATACGCAAGCCCTCTGATCGTGTCTAGGTCTCGCAATTGCTGTGGTTTACGGGAACCGGCGGGTGATACGATCGACGCGTGCCCGCCGCCTCCGCGCGCATCTACCTGGACCACAACGCCACCACGCCGGTCGACCCGCTCGTCATCGAGGCGGTCACCCGGGCCCTGCGTGACGACTACGGCAACGCGTCCAGCGTGCACCATTTCGGCCAGATGGCCAAGTCGCGCCTCGACGATGCCCGGCAGGAGATCGCCGCCCTGATCGGTGGCAGCCCGACGGAGGTCGTCTTCACGAGCGGCGGCACCGAGGCCGACAACTTCGCGCTGCGCGGCGCGGCCGAGGCCCTCGAGCCTCTGGGCAAGCGCCACCTGGTGGTCTCGGCCATCGAGCACGAGGCGGTCCTGACCACCGCGCGCGCCCTCGAGCGCCGCGGCTGGCGCGTCAGCCGGGTCGCGGCGGGGCGCGACGGCGTGGTGGATCCCGACGCGGTGGCGAGCGCCTTGACCGACGACACGGCGCTACTGAGCCTCATGCACGCCAACAACGAGGTCGGCACGCTGCAACCGGTGGCTGCCTGCGCAGCACTCGCCCACGCCCGCGGCATCCTCGTGCACACCGACGCGGTGCAGAGCGCCGGCAAGGCGCCCATCGACGTGACCGAGCTCGACGTCGACCTGCTGAGCCTGTCGGCGCACAAGCTGTACGGCCCCAAGGGCGTCGGCGCGCTGTGGATTCGGCGTGGCACCCGACTGGTGTCGCCGATGACCGGTGGCAAGCAGGAGCGGAGTCGGCGCGCCGGCACGGAGAACGTGCCCGGCATCGTCGGCTTCGGCGTCGCGGCCCGCCTGGCGCGCGAGCGCCTCGCCAGCGACGCTGCGACGCAGGCCGCGCTTCGCAACCGGCTCGAGACGGAGATCCTGGCCCGCGTCCCAGGCACGCACGTCAACGGCGGGACGGTGCCGCGCGTCCCCAACACCAGCAGCATCGGGTTCGAGGGCGTCGAGGCCGAGTCGCTGCTCATCGCGCTCGATCTCGAAGGCATCGCCGTGTCGACCGGCTCGGCCTGCTCCTCGGGCACGCTGGAGCCGTCGCACGTGCTGAAGGCGATGGGCCTGTCCCTGCACGACACGCAGAATGCCCTGCGCTTCAGCCTCGGGCGGCACACCACCGACGACGAGATCGGCCGCGTGCTCGACGTGGTGCCCGGCCTTGTCGAGCGGCTGCGTTCGCTGACGGACCGGCGCGCGCCGCTGGCCAGCATGCCCGGCGGGGCCTGACGCATGCGAATCGCGGTCGCCATGTCGGGCGGCGTCGACTCGTCGGTCGCTGCCGCACTGCTCGTCGACGAGGGCCACGAGGTGATCGGCCTGTCGATGCAGTTGTACGACCAGCAGGAGGGACAGGCCTCGTTCGGCACCTGCTGCACGATCGACGACCTCCATGACGCGCGGCGCGTCGCCGGTCGCCTCGGCATCCCGCACTACATCGTCAACTTCGAGTCGCACTTCCACGCGCAGGTCGTGGCGCCCTTCGTCGACGACTACGTGGCGGGACGGACGCCGATTCCGTGCACCCGCTGCAACAGCGAAGTGAAGTTCGCCACGCTCCTCGATCGGGTCGGCGCACTCGACGCCGACCGCCTCGCCACGGGCCACTACGTGCGGTCGGTGCGGCGCGAGGACGGCGGCTGGCGCCTGTTGCGCGGCGCCGACCGCGGCAAGGACCAGTCGTACTTCCTGTTCTCGCTGACGCAGGCGCAGCTGGGGCGGGCAATCTTCCCGGTCGGACATCTCGACAAGCCGTCGGTACGCGCCTACGCGTCGCGGCGCGAACTGCCCGTGGCGCTGAAGCCGGACTCGCAGGAGATCTGTTTCGTGCCCGACCGCGACCAGGCGGCGTTCGTGGCACGTGCCGCAGGCGATCGCACGCCGCCCCCGGGCCGCATCGTCGACGTCGAGGGCCGGGCCCTCGGCACCCACGATGGCGTGCACCACTTCACGATCGGCCAGCGCAAGGGCCTGCGCCTGTCGGTGGGCGTGCCGCTCTACGTGGTGGCCATCGAGCCCGACTCGCGCGACGTCGTCGTCGGCCCGCGCAGCGCGCTCGAAGCCACCACCTGCGAGGTGCAGGACGTCAACTGGGTGTCGGGACGCGTGCCCGACGGGGCGGTGCGCGCCGAGGTGCAGATCCGGCATCGCCACGCAGCCGCGCCGGCGACCATCCGCGCGCTCGATGCCTCGCACGCGCGTGTCGAGTTCGACGCGCCGCAGTACGCGATCAC from Luteitalea sp. TBR-22 includes:
- the mnmA gene encoding tRNA 2-thiouridine(34) synthase MnmA, whose protein sequence is MRIAVAMSGGVDSSVAAALLVDEGHEVIGLSMQLYDQQEGQASFGTCCTIDDLHDARRVAGRLGIPHYIVNFESHFHAQVVAPFVDDYVAGRTPIPCTRCNSEVKFATLLDRVGALDADRLATGHYVRSVRREDGGWRLLRGADRGKDQSYFLFSLTQAQLGRAIFPVGHLDKPSVRAYASRRELPVALKPDSQEICFVPDRDQAAFVARAAGDRTPPPGRIVDVEGRALGTHDGVHHFTIGQRKGLRLSVGVPLYVVAIEPDSRDVVVGPRSALEATTCEVQDVNWVSGRVPDGAVRAEVQIRHRHAAAPATIRALDASHARVEFDAPQYAITPGQAAVFYDGDEVLGGGWITRG
- a CDS encoding cysteine desulfurase family protein, whose translation is MPAASARIYLDHNATTPVDPLVIEAVTRALRDDYGNASSVHHFGQMAKSRLDDARQEIAALIGGSPTEVVFTSGGTEADNFALRGAAEALEPLGKRHLVVSAIEHEAVLTTARALERRGWRVSRVAAGRDGVVDPDAVASALTDDTALLSLMHANNEVGTLQPVAACAALAHARGILVHTDAVQSAGKAPIDVTELDVDLLSLSAHKLYGPKGVGALWIRRGTRLVSPMTGGKQERSRRAGTENVPGIVGFGVAARLARERLASDAATQAALRNRLETEILARVPGTHVNGGTVPRVPNTSSIGFEGVEAESLLIALDLEGIAVSTGSACSSGTLEPSHVLKAMGLSLHDTQNALRFSLGRHTTDDEIGRVLDVVPGLVERLRSLTDRRAPLASMPGGA
- a CDS encoding polymer-forming cytoskeletal protein; this translates as MSMGNIGKSVIIKGELSGSEDLTIEGQVEGKIELNNNVLTIGTNAKIKAQVFAKTVVVLGEVTGNINASEKVDIRDNGSVDGDITSPKVAIAEGAHFRGAIDMNRAGAPKSPAKPEATPVKA
- a CDS encoding class I SAM-dependent methyltransferase, whose protein sequence is MTDTPDRSLGARLFGWAKRADGHADPGRSGPPVGTKVLAKLLAALTHREAPVVADLGPVVGSNVSFLGEQLGCKLRVEDLYADIDRLTREQALDAMPAFLERRFAFEPESLDAVLCWDVLDYLDKPAATVLGKQVVQWVKPGGVVLCFFSTVAAPAPVYTRYVIADTDHLIYRTSPATHGKRTVYQNRDFDRLFPGLSVTESFLLLNKTREVLLRKKAAAPARA